One Aphelocoma coerulescens isolate FSJ_1873_10779 chromosome 8, UR_Acoe_1.0, whole genome shotgun sequence genomic region harbors:
- the DNAJC6 gene encoding auxilin isoform X2 codes for MPGGEAACGTRPRSAALPAAPGSRRMHGAEQQGASSPDMESSYGGGLLDMVKGGAGRLFSNLKDNLKDTLKDTSSKVMQSVASYTKGELDISYITSRIIVMSFPAEGVELGFRNHIEDVRTFLDSRHPDHYTVFNLSPKYYRSAKFHNRVSECSWPVRQAPSLHNLYAVCKNMHNWLQQNPKNVCVIHCMDGRAASAVLVSAMFCFCHLFSHPGPAVQLLNTKRPGIVLWPSHRRYIGYICDLIADKPVIPHCKPLTIKSVTLSPVPCFNKQRNGCRPFCDILSGETRILTTSQEYERMKEYRVQEGKVLIPLGATVHGDVVVSVYHMRSTIGGRLQAKMTNTQIFQIQFHTGFIALGTTTLKFTKPELDACDSPDKYPQLFHVILDIEIQSSDRQTELTPPWENFTTKDINPSILFSSHQEHQDTLALAGRGATDSPQDNIRNVGQSAFFSSLSWQDQKSDKSSSHPTSEDRAALVHEESEQSDDELLSLSSQHSNASGDKPHGTPKHSKKQQEPPAAPPPEDVDLLGLDGSPMSKSFPSQPSAAPSNSDLLNDLFGVGGPSSQSPSGAAAEEVFHVGGPGSVQSTPRRSAASASPSPSPRVGEATAFDPFGSSPKQTGPDLLGSFLGSSAVPGDPFLQATRSPSPTVHSDPFHMASSTPTVSIQPDVSSGWDWPNKAGGLGMGSKSAATSPTGSLHSTPTHQAKPQTLDPFADLGSLGASLAGGPSFASKPTTPTGMGGGFPPSPQKPPPQPMGGSGWQQGAGYGWQGAQPKGQPSVPHASPQNKPNYNVSFSAAAGAQGERGKGPASADSKPKVSADFEDLLSGQGFNAHKDKKGPKTIAEMRKEEMAKEMDPEKLKVLEWIEGKERNIRALLSTMHTVLWAGETKWKPVSMADLVTPEQVKKVYRRAVLVVHPDKATGQPYEQYAKMIFMELNDAWSEFENQGQKPLY; via the exons GTGCCTCGTCACCAGACATGGAGTCCAGCTATGGGGGAGGCCTGCTGGACATGGTaaaaggaggagcagggaggctCTTCAGCAACCTGAAGGATAACCTGAAGGATACCCTGAAGGACACCTCCTCCAAGGTCATGCAGTCTGTTGCCAG TTACACCAAGGGAGAGCTGGATATTTCCTACATTACCTCAAGGATCATAG TGATGTCTTTTCCTGCTGAAGGCGTGGAGCTGGGATTCAGGAATCACATTGAGGATGTCAGGACGTTCCTGGACTCCAGGCACCCCGACCACTACACCGTGTTCAACTTGTCACCCAAATATTATCGCAGTGCCAAGTTCCACAACAGG GTGTCTGAGTGTAGCTGGCCTGTCCGGCAGGCGCCCAGCCTGCACAACCTCTACGCTGTCTGCAAGAACATGCACAACTGGCTGCAGCAGAACCCCAAAAACGTCTGTGTCATCCACTGCATG GACGGCCGTGCAGCCTCAGCAGTTCTGGTCAGTGCAATGTTCTGTTTCTGTCACCTCTTCTCTCatcctggccctgctgtgcagctgctgaacacaaagAGACCTGGAATTGTACTGTGGCCATCTCACAGGAG GTACATAGGATACATTTGTGACCTAATAGCAGACAAACCTGTCATCCCCCACTGCAAACCACTCACGATCAAGTCAGTCACCCTCAGCCCCGTCccctgcttcaacaagcagcgCAACGGCTGCCGGCCCTTCTGCGACATCCTCAGCGGAGAGACCAGGATCCTCACCACTTCCCAGGAGTACGAGAGGATGAA AGAATACCGTGTGCAGGAAGGGAAAGTCCTGatcccactgggagccactgtcCATGGAGATGTTGTTGTCTCTGTCTACCACATGAGATCGACCATCGGGGGACGCCTCCAAGCCAAA atgacCAACACACAAATATTCCAAATTCAATTTCATACTGGATTCATAGCCCTGGGAACAACCACTCTCAAATTCACCAA GCCTGAGCTGGATGCCTGTGACTCTCCAGACAAATACCCTCAGCTCTTTCATGTTATACTGGACATAGAAATACAGTCTTCAGACAGACAAACTGAATTAACTCCCCCATGGGAGAATTTCACAACAAAAGACATCAATCCCTCCAttctcttctcctcccaccAGGAGCACCAGGACACTCTTGCTTTGGCAG gtAGAGGTGCCACGGACTCCCCCCAGGATAACATCAGGAACGTTGGGCAGAGTGCATTCTTCTCCTCTCTCAGCTGGCAAG ATCAGAAATCTGACAAAAGTAGCTCTCACCCCACCTCAGAGGATCGAGCAGCGTTGGTGCATGAGGAAAGCGAACAGTCAGATGACGAACTCTTGTCCCTTTCCAGTCAGCACAGTAATGCCAGCGGTGACAAGCCCCACGGGACACccaaacacagcaaaaagcagcaagagcctccagcagcacctccccCTGAAGACGTGGACCTGCTGGGCCTGGATGGCAGCCCCATGAGCAAGAGCTTTCCCTCgcagcccagcgctgccccctCTAACTCTGACCTGCTGAATGATTTGTTTGGGGTCGGTGGGCCGAGCTCCCAGAGCCCCAGTGGAGCcgctgctgaggaggttttcCACGTGGGGGGACCTGGATCTGTGCAGTCGACCCCGCGGCGCTCGGCAGCTTCGGCGTCGCCGTCCCCGTCCCCGAGGGTAGGAGAAG CCACTGCCTTTGATCCATTTGGAAGTAGCCCCAAGCAAACGGGTCCAGACCTCCTGGGTTCCTTCCTTGGCTCATCAGCTGTCCCTGGGGATCCTTTCCTTCAAGCCACAAGAAGCCCTTCACCAACTGTGCACAGTGATCCCTTTCACATGG CTTCTAGCACTCCAACGGTTTCCAtccaaccagatgtttccagtGGTTGGGACTGGCCCAACAAAGCAG gtgGTCTAGGAATGGGAAGTAAGTCTGCTGCCACCAGTCCTACAGGATCCCTCCACAGCACTCCCACTCATCAGGCCAAACCCCAAACACTGGATCCATTTGCTGATCTGGGAAGTCTTGGAGCGAGTTTAGCAG GTGGCCCCTCGTTCGCCAGCAAGCCGACCACGCCGACGGGCATGGGCGGGGGGTTCCCCCCGTCGCCGCAGAAGCCGCCGCCGCAGCCCATGGGTGGCAGCGGGTGGCAGCAGGGAGCGGGGTACGGCTGGCAGGGGGCACAGCCCAAAGGCCAGCCCAGCGTGCCCCACGCCTCCCCCCAGAACAAGCCCAACTACAACGTGAGCTTctcggccgcggccggggcGCAGGGCGAGCGCGGGAAAGGACCTGCTAGTGCTG ATTCCAAGCCAAAAGTGTCTGCAGATTTCGAAGATTTATTATCTGGTCAAGGGTTTAATGCTCACAAGGACAAGAAGGGCCCCAAAACAATAGCTGAgatgagaaaagaagaaatggcaAAGGAGATGGACCCTGAAAAACTAAAA GTCCTGGAGTGGATcgaagggaaggagaggaatATCAGGGCACTGCTGTCCACGATGCACAcggtgctgtgggctggggagacCAAGTGGAAGCCTGTGAGTATGGCCGATCTGGTGACTCCAGAGCAGGTGAAGAAGGTGTACAGGCGGGCTGTGCTCGTCGTTCACCCGGACAAG GCTACTGGGCAGCCATATGAACAATATGCAAAGATGATATTTATGGAGCTAAACGATGCCTGGTCAGAATTTGAAAACCAAGGGCAAAAACCCTTGTATTAG
- the DNAJC6 gene encoding auxilin isoform X3 translates to MDSSGASSPDMESSYGGGLLDMVKGGAGRLFSNLKDNLKDTLKDTSSKVMQSVASYTKGELDISYITSRIIVMSFPAEGVELGFRNHIEDVRTFLDSRHPDHYTVFNLSPKYYRSAKFHNRVSECSWPVRQAPSLHNLYAVCKNMHNWLQQNPKNVCVIHCMDGRAASAVLVSAMFCFCHLFSHPGPAVQLLNTKRPGIVLWPSHRRYIGYICDLIADKPVIPHCKPLTIKSVTLSPVPCFNKQRNGCRPFCDILSGETRILTTSQEYERMKEYRVQEGKVLIPLGATVHGDVVVSVYHMRSTIGGRLQAKMTNTQIFQIQFHTGFIALGTTTLKFTKPELDACDSPDKYPQLFHVILDIEIQSSDRQTELTPPWENFTTKDINPSILFSSHQEHQDTLALAGRGATDSPQDNIRNVGQSAFFSSLSWQDQKSDKSSSHPTSEDRAALVHEESEQSDDELLSLSSQHSNASGDKPHGTPKHSKKQQEPPAAPPPEDVDLLGLDGSPMSKSFPSQPSAAPSNSDLLNDLFGVGGPSSQSPSGAAAEEVFHVGGPGSVQSTPRRSAASASPSPSPRVGEATAFDPFGSSPKQTGPDLLGSFLGSSAVPGDPFLQATRSPSPTVHSDPFHMASSTPTVSIQPDVSSGWDWPNKAGGLGMGSKSAATSPTGSLHSTPTHQAKPQTLDPFADLGSLGASLAGGPSFASKPTTPTGMGGGFPPSPQKPPPQPMGGSGWQQGAGYGWQGAQPKGQPSVPHASPQNKPNYNVSFSAAAGAQGERGKGPASADSKPKVSADFEDLLSGQGFNAHKDKKGPKTIAEMRKEEMAKEMDPEKLKVLEWIEGKERNIRALLSTMHTVLWAGETKWKPVSMADLVTPEQVKKVYRRAVLVVHPDKATGQPYEQYAKMIFMELNDAWSEFENQGQKPLY, encoded by the exons GTGCCTCGTCACCAGACATGGAGTCCAGCTATGGGGGAGGCCTGCTGGACATGGTaaaaggaggagcagggaggctCTTCAGCAACCTGAAGGATAACCTGAAGGATACCCTGAAGGACACCTCCTCCAAGGTCATGCAGTCTGTTGCCAG TTACACCAAGGGAGAGCTGGATATTTCCTACATTACCTCAAGGATCATAG TGATGTCTTTTCCTGCTGAAGGCGTGGAGCTGGGATTCAGGAATCACATTGAGGATGTCAGGACGTTCCTGGACTCCAGGCACCCCGACCACTACACCGTGTTCAACTTGTCACCCAAATATTATCGCAGTGCCAAGTTCCACAACAGG GTGTCTGAGTGTAGCTGGCCTGTCCGGCAGGCGCCCAGCCTGCACAACCTCTACGCTGTCTGCAAGAACATGCACAACTGGCTGCAGCAGAACCCCAAAAACGTCTGTGTCATCCACTGCATG GACGGCCGTGCAGCCTCAGCAGTTCTGGTCAGTGCAATGTTCTGTTTCTGTCACCTCTTCTCTCatcctggccctgctgtgcagctgctgaacacaaagAGACCTGGAATTGTACTGTGGCCATCTCACAGGAG GTACATAGGATACATTTGTGACCTAATAGCAGACAAACCTGTCATCCCCCACTGCAAACCACTCACGATCAAGTCAGTCACCCTCAGCCCCGTCccctgcttcaacaagcagcgCAACGGCTGCCGGCCCTTCTGCGACATCCTCAGCGGAGAGACCAGGATCCTCACCACTTCCCAGGAGTACGAGAGGATGAA AGAATACCGTGTGCAGGAAGGGAAAGTCCTGatcccactgggagccactgtcCATGGAGATGTTGTTGTCTCTGTCTACCACATGAGATCGACCATCGGGGGACGCCTCCAAGCCAAA atgacCAACACACAAATATTCCAAATTCAATTTCATACTGGATTCATAGCCCTGGGAACAACCACTCTCAAATTCACCAA GCCTGAGCTGGATGCCTGTGACTCTCCAGACAAATACCCTCAGCTCTTTCATGTTATACTGGACATAGAAATACAGTCTTCAGACAGACAAACTGAATTAACTCCCCCATGGGAGAATTTCACAACAAAAGACATCAATCCCTCCAttctcttctcctcccaccAGGAGCACCAGGACACTCTTGCTTTGGCAG gtAGAGGTGCCACGGACTCCCCCCAGGATAACATCAGGAACGTTGGGCAGAGTGCATTCTTCTCCTCTCTCAGCTGGCAAG ATCAGAAATCTGACAAAAGTAGCTCTCACCCCACCTCAGAGGATCGAGCAGCGTTGGTGCATGAGGAAAGCGAACAGTCAGATGACGAACTCTTGTCCCTTTCCAGTCAGCACAGTAATGCCAGCGGTGACAAGCCCCACGGGACACccaaacacagcaaaaagcagcaagagcctccagcagcacctccccCTGAAGACGTGGACCTGCTGGGCCTGGATGGCAGCCCCATGAGCAAGAGCTTTCCCTCgcagcccagcgctgccccctCTAACTCTGACCTGCTGAATGATTTGTTTGGGGTCGGTGGGCCGAGCTCCCAGAGCCCCAGTGGAGCcgctgctgaggaggttttcCACGTGGGGGGACCTGGATCTGTGCAGTCGACCCCGCGGCGCTCGGCAGCTTCGGCGTCGCCGTCCCCGTCCCCGAGGGTAGGAGAAG CCACTGCCTTTGATCCATTTGGAAGTAGCCCCAAGCAAACGGGTCCAGACCTCCTGGGTTCCTTCCTTGGCTCATCAGCTGTCCCTGGGGATCCTTTCCTTCAAGCCACAAGAAGCCCTTCACCAACTGTGCACAGTGATCCCTTTCACATGG CTTCTAGCACTCCAACGGTTTCCAtccaaccagatgtttccagtGGTTGGGACTGGCCCAACAAAGCAG gtgGTCTAGGAATGGGAAGTAAGTCTGCTGCCACCAGTCCTACAGGATCCCTCCACAGCACTCCCACTCATCAGGCCAAACCCCAAACACTGGATCCATTTGCTGATCTGGGAAGTCTTGGAGCGAGTTTAGCAG GTGGCCCCTCGTTCGCCAGCAAGCCGACCACGCCGACGGGCATGGGCGGGGGGTTCCCCCCGTCGCCGCAGAAGCCGCCGCCGCAGCCCATGGGTGGCAGCGGGTGGCAGCAGGGAGCGGGGTACGGCTGGCAGGGGGCACAGCCCAAAGGCCAGCCCAGCGTGCCCCACGCCTCCCCCCAGAACAAGCCCAACTACAACGTGAGCTTctcggccgcggccggggcGCAGGGCGAGCGCGGGAAAGGACCTGCTAGTGCTG ATTCCAAGCCAAAAGTGTCTGCAGATTTCGAAGATTTATTATCTGGTCAAGGGTTTAATGCTCACAAGGACAAGAAGGGCCCCAAAACAATAGCTGAgatgagaaaagaagaaatggcaAAGGAGATGGACCCTGAAAAACTAAAA GTCCTGGAGTGGATcgaagggaaggagaggaatATCAGGGCACTGCTGTCCACGATGCACAcggtgctgtgggctggggagacCAAGTGGAAGCCTGTGAGTATGGCCGATCTGGTGACTCCAGAGCAGGTGAAGAAGGTGTACAGGCGGGCTGTGCTCGTCGTTCACCCGGACAAG GCTACTGGGCAGCCATATGAACAATATGCAAAGATGATATTTATGGAGCTAAACGATGCCTGGTCAGAATTTGAAAACCAAGGGCAAAAACCCTTGTATTAG
- the DNAJC6 gene encoding auxilin isoform X1: protein MSLLGSYRKKPGSDGYESLQLVDSGAERGGAGAGPAGPGRSPGRQQQQPQPRADGGSTMDSSGASSPDMESSYGGGLLDMVKGGAGRLFSNLKDNLKDTLKDTSSKVMQSVASYTKGELDISYITSRIIVMSFPAEGVELGFRNHIEDVRTFLDSRHPDHYTVFNLSPKYYRSAKFHNRVSECSWPVRQAPSLHNLYAVCKNMHNWLQQNPKNVCVIHCMDGRAASAVLVSAMFCFCHLFSHPGPAVQLLNTKRPGIVLWPSHRRYIGYICDLIADKPVIPHCKPLTIKSVTLSPVPCFNKQRNGCRPFCDILSGETRILTTSQEYERMKEYRVQEGKVLIPLGATVHGDVVVSVYHMRSTIGGRLQAKMTNTQIFQIQFHTGFIALGTTTLKFTKPELDACDSPDKYPQLFHVILDIEIQSSDRQTELTPPWENFTTKDINPSILFSSHQEHQDTLALAGRGATDSPQDNIRNVGQSAFFSSLSWQDQKSDKSSSHPTSEDRAALVHEESEQSDDELLSLSSQHSNASGDKPHGTPKHSKKQQEPPAAPPPEDVDLLGLDGSPMSKSFPSQPSAAPSNSDLLNDLFGVGGPSSQSPSGAAAEEVFHVGGPGSVQSTPRRSAASASPSPSPRVGEATAFDPFGSSPKQTGPDLLGSFLGSSAVPGDPFLQATRSPSPTVHSDPFHMASSTPTVSIQPDVSSGWDWPNKAGGLGMGSKSAATSPTGSLHSTPTHQAKPQTLDPFADLGSLGASLAGGPSFASKPTTPTGMGGGFPPSPQKPPPQPMGGSGWQQGAGYGWQGAQPKGQPSVPHASPQNKPNYNVSFSAAAGAQGERGKGPASADSKPKVSADFEDLLSGQGFNAHKDKKGPKTIAEMRKEEMAKEMDPEKLKVLEWIEGKERNIRALLSTMHTVLWAGETKWKPVSMADLVTPEQVKKVYRRAVLVVHPDKATGQPYEQYAKMIFMELNDAWSEFENQGQKPLY, encoded by the exons GTGCCTCGTCACCAGACATGGAGTCCAGCTATGGGGGAGGCCTGCTGGACATGGTaaaaggaggagcagggaggctCTTCAGCAACCTGAAGGATAACCTGAAGGATACCCTGAAGGACACCTCCTCCAAGGTCATGCAGTCTGTTGCCAG TTACACCAAGGGAGAGCTGGATATTTCCTACATTACCTCAAGGATCATAG TGATGTCTTTTCCTGCTGAAGGCGTGGAGCTGGGATTCAGGAATCACATTGAGGATGTCAGGACGTTCCTGGACTCCAGGCACCCCGACCACTACACCGTGTTCAACTTGTCACCCAAATATTATCGCAGTGCCAAGTTCCACAACAGG GTGTCTGAGTGTAGCTGGCCTGTCCGGCAGGCGCCCAGCCTGCACAACCTCTACGCTGTCTGCAAGAACATGCACAACTGGCTGCAGCAGAACCCCAAAAACGTCTGTGTCATCCACTGCATG GACGGCCGTGCAGCCTCAGCAGTTCTGGTCAGTGCAATGTTCTGTTTCTGTCACCTCTTCTCTCatcctggccctgctgtgcagctgctgaacacaaagAGACCTGGAATTGTACTGTGGCCATCTCACAGGAG GTACATAGGATACATTTGTGACCTAATAGCAGACAAACCTGTCATCCCCCACTGCAAACCACTCACGATCAAGTCAGTCACCCTCAGCCCCGTCccctgcttcaacaagcagcgCAACGGCTGCCGGCCCTTCTGCGACATCCTCAGCGGAGAGACCAGGATCCTCACCACTTCCCAGGAGTACGAGAGGATGAA AGAATACCGTGTGCAGGAAGGGAAAGTCCTGatcccactgggagccactgtcCATGGAGATGTTGTTGTCTCTGTCTACCACATGAGATCGACCATCGGGGGACGCCTCCAAGCCAAA atgacCAACACACAAATATTCCAAATTCAATTTCATACTGGATTCATAGCCCTGGGAACAACCACTCTCAAATTCACCAA GCCTGAGCTGGATGCCTGTGACTCTCCAGACAAATACCCTCAGCTCTTTCATGTTATACTGGACATAGAAATACAGTCTTCAGACAGACAAACTGAATTAACTCCCCCATGGGAGAATTTCACAACAAAAGACATCAATCCCTCCAttctcttctcctcccaccAGGAGCACCAGGACACTCTTGCTTTGGCAG gtAGAGGTGCCACGGACTCCCCCCAGGATAACATCAGGAACGTTGGGCAGAGTGCATTCTTCTCCTCTCTCAGCTGGCAAG ATCAGAAATCTGACAAAAGTAGCTCTCACCCCACCTCAGAGGATCGAGCAGCGTTGGTGCATGAGGAAAGCGAACAGTCAGATGACGAACTCTTGTCCCTTTCCAGTCAGCACAGTAATGCCAGCGGTGACAAGCCCCACGGGACACccaaacacagcaaaaagcagcaagagcctccagcagcacctccccCTGAAGACGTGGACCTGCTGGGCCTGGATGGCAGCCCCATGAGCAAGAGCTTTCCCTCgcagcccagcgctgccccctCTAACTCTGACCTGCTGAATGATTTGTTTGGGGTCGGTGGGCCGAGCTCCCAGAGCCCCAGTGGAGCcgctgctgaggaggttttcCACGTGGGGGGACCTGGATCTGTGCAGTCGACCCCGCGGCGCTCGGCAGCTTCGGCGTCGCCGTCCCCGTCCCCGAGGGTAGGAGAAG CCACTGCCTTTGATCCATTTGGAAGTAGCCCCAAGCAAACGGGTCCAGACCTCCTGGGTTCCTTCCTTGGCTCATCAGCTGTCCCTGGGGATCCTTTCCTTCAAGCCACAAGAAGCCCTTCACCAACTGTGCACAGTGATCCCTTTCACATGG CTTCTAGCACTCCAACGGTTTCCAtccaaccagatgtttccagtGGTTGGGACTGGCCCAACAAAGCAG gtgGTCTAGGAATGGGAAGTAAGTCTGCTGCCACCAGTCCTACAGGATCCCTCCACAGCACTCCCACTCATCAGGCCAAACCCCAAACACTGGATCCATTTGCTGATCTGGGAAGTCTTGGAGCGAGTTTAGCAG GTGGCCCCTCGTTCGCCAGCAAGCCGACCACGCCGACGGGCATGGGCGGGGGGTTCCCCCCGTCGCCGCAGAAGCCGCCGCCGCAGCCCATGGGTGGCAGCGGGTGGCAGCAGGGAGCGGGGTACGGCTGGCAGGGGGCACAGCCCAAAGGCCAGCCCAGCGTGCCCCACGCCTCCCCCCAGAACAAGCCCAACTACAACGTGAGCTTctcggccgcggccggggcGCAGGGCGAGCGCGGGAAAGGACCTGCTAGTGCTG ATTCCAAGCCAAAAGTGTCTGCAGATTTCGAAGATTTATTATCTGGTCAAGGGTTTAATGCTCACAAGGACAAGAAGGGCCCCAAAACAATAGCTGAgatgagaaaagaagaaatggcaAAGGAGATGGACCCTGAAAAACTAAAA GTCCTGGAGTGGATcgaagggaaggagaggaatATCAGGGCACTGCTGTCCACGATGCACAcggtgctgtgggctggggagacCAAGTGGAAGCCTGTGAGTATGGCCGATCTGGTGACTCCAGAGCAGGTGAAGAAGGTGTACAGGCGGGCTGTGCTCGTCGTTCACCCGGACAAG GCTACTGGGCAGCCATATGAACAATATGCAAAGATGATATTTATGGAGCTAAACGATGCCTGGTCAGAATTTGAAAACCAAGGGCAAAAACCCTTGTATTAG
- the DNAJC6 gene encoding auxilin isoform X4 has protein sequence MGASSPDMESSYGGGLLDMVKGGAGRLFSNLKDNLKDTLKDTSSKVMQSVASYTKGELDISYITSRIIVMSFPAEGVELGFRNHIEDVRTFLDSRHPDHYTVFNLSPKYYRSAKFHNRVSECSWPVRQAPSLHNLYAVCKNMHNWLQQNPKNVCVIHCMDGRAASAVLVSAMFCFCHLFSHPGPAVQLLNTKRPGIVLWPSHRRYIGYICDLIADKPVIPHCKPLTIKSVTLSPVPCFNKQRNGCRPFCDILSGETRILTTSQEYERMKEYRVQEGKVLIPLGATVHGDVVVSVYHMRSTIGGRLQAKMTNTQIFQIQFHTGFIALGTTTLKFTKPELDACDSPDKYPQLFHVILDIEIQSSDRQTELTPPWENFTTKDINPSILFSSHQEHQDTLALAGRGATDSPQDNIRNVGQSAFFSSLSWQDQKSDKSSSHPTSEDRAALVHEESEQSDDELLSLSSQHSNASGDKPHGTPKHSKKQQEPPAAPPPEDVDLLGLDGSPMSKSFPSQPSAAPSNSDLLNDLFGVGGPSSQSPSGAAAEEVFHVGGPGSVQSTPRRSAASASPSPSPRVGEATAFDPFGSSPKQTGPDLLGSFLGSSAVPGDPFLQATRSPSPTVHSDPFHMASSTPTVSIQPDVSSGWDWPNKAGGLGMGSKSAATSPTGSLHSTPTHQAKPQTLDPFADLGSLGASLAGGPSFASKPTTPTGMGGGFPPSPQKPPPQPMGGSGWQQGAGYGWQGAQPKGQPSVPHASPQNKPNYNVSFSAAAGAQGERGKGPASADSKPKVSADFEDLLSGQGFNAHKDKKGPKTIAEMRKEEMAKEMDPEKLKVLEWIEGKERNIRALLSTMHTVLWAGETKWKPVSMADLVTPEQVKKVYRRAVLVVHPDKATGQPYEQYAKMIFMELNDAWSEFENQGQKPLY, from the exons GTGCCTCGTCACCAGACATGGAGTCCAGCTATGGGGGAGGCCTGCTGGACATGGTaaaaggaggagcagggaggctCTTCAGCAACCTGAAGGATAACCTGAAGGATACCCTGAAGGACACCTCCTCCAAGGTCATGCAGTCTGTTGCCAG TTACACCAAGGGAGAGCTGGATATTTCCTACATTACCTCAAGGATCATAG TGATGTCTTTTCCTGCTGAAGGCGTGGAGCTGGGATTCAGGAATCACATTGAGGATGTCAGGACGTTCCTGGACTCCAGGCACCCCGACCACTACACCGTGTTCAACTTGTCACCCAAATATTATCGCAGTGCCAAGTTCCACAACAGG GTGTCTGAGTGTAGCTGGCCTGTCCGGCAGGCGCCCAGCCTGCACAACCTCTACGCTGTCTGCAAGAACATGCACAACTGGCTGCAGCAGAACCCCAAAAACGTCTGTGTCATCCACTGCATG GACGGCCGTGCAGCCTCAGCAGTTCTGGTCAGTGCAATGTTCTGTTTCTGTCACCTCTTCTCTCatcctggccctgctgtgcagctgctgaacacaaagAGACCTGGAATTGTACTGTGGCCATCTCACAGGAG GTACATAGGATACATTTGTGACCTAATAGCAGACAAACCTGTCATCCCCCACTGCAAACCACTCACGATCAAGTCAGTCACCCTCAGCCCCGTCccctgcttcaacaagcagcgCAACGGCTGCCGGCCCTTCTGCGACATCCTCAGCGGAGAGACCAGGATCCTCACCACTTCCCAGGAGTACGAGAGGATGAA AGAATACCGTGTGCAGGAAGGGAAAGTCCTGatcccactgggagccactgtcCATGGAGATGTTGTTGTCTCTGTCTACCACATGAGATCGACCATCGGGGGACGCCTCCAAGCCAAA atgacCAACACACAAATATTCCAAATTCAATTTCATACTGGATTCATAGCCCTGGGAACAACCACTCTCAAATTCACCAA GCCTGAGCTGGATGCCTGTGACTCTCCAGACAAATACCCTCAGCTCTTTCATGTTATACTGGACATAGAAATACAGTCTTCAGACAGACAAACTGAATTAACTCCCCCATGGGAGAATTTCACAACAAAAGACATCAATCCCTCCAttctcttctcctcccaccAGGAGCACCAGGACACTCTTGCTTTGGCAG gtAGAGGTGCCACGGACTCCCCCCAGGATAACATCAGGAACGTTGGGCAGAGTGCATTCTTCTCCTCTCTCAGCTGGCAAG ATCAGAAATCTGACAAAAGTAGCTCTCACCCCACCTCAGAGGATCGAGCAGCGTTGGTGCATGAGGAAAGCGAACAGTCAGATGACGAACTCTTGTCCCTTTCCAGTCAGCACAGTAATGCCAGCGGTGACAAGCCCCACGGGACACccaaacacagcaaaaagcagcaagagcctccagcagcacctccccCTGAAGACGTGGACCTGCTGGGCCTGGATGGCAGCCCCATGAGCAAGAGCTTTCCCTCgcagcccagcgctgccccctCTAACTCTGACCTGCTGAATGATTTGTTTGGGGTCGGTGGGCCGAGCTCCCAGAGCCCCAGTGGAGCcgctgctgaggaggttttcCACGTGGGGGGACCTGGATCTGTGCAGTCGACCCCGCGGCGCTCGGCAGCTTCGGCGTCGCCGTCCCCGTCCCCGAGGGTAGGAGAAG CCACTGCCTTTGATCCATTTGGAAGTAGCCCCAAGCAAACGGGTCCAGACCTCCTGGGTTCCTTCCTTGGCTCATCAGCTGTCCCTGGGGATCCTTTCCTTCAAGCCACAAGAAGCCCTTCACCAACTGTGCACAGTGATCCCTTTCACATGG CTTCTAGCACTCCAACGGTTTCCAtccaaccagatgtttccagtGGTTGGGACTGGCCCAACAAAGCAG gtgGTCTAGGAATGGGAAGTAAGTCTGCTGCCACCAGTCCTACAGGATCCCTCCACAGCACTCCCACTCATCAGGCCAAACCCCAAACACTGGATCCATTTGCTGATCTGGGAAGTCTTGGAGCGAGTTTAGCAG GTGGCCCCTCGTTCGCCAGCAAGCCGACCACGCCGACGGGCATGGGCGGGGGGTTCCCCCCGTCGCCGCAGAAGCCGCCGCCGCAGCCCATGGGTGGCAGCGGGTGGCAGCAGGGAGCGGGGTACGGCTGGCAGGGGGCACAGCCCAAAGGCCAGCCCAGCGTGCCCCACGCCTCCCCCCAGAACAAGCCCAACTACAACGTGAGCTTctcggccgcggccggggcGCAGGGCGAGCGCGGGAAAGGACCTGCTAGTGCTG ATTCCAAGCCAAAAGTGTCTGCAGATTTCGAAGATTTATTATCTGGTCAAGGGTTTAATGCTCACAAGGACAAGAAGGGCCCCAAAACAATAGCTGAgatgagaaaagaagaaatggcaAAGGAGATGGACCCTGAAAAACTAAAA GTCCTGGAGTGGATcgaagggaaggagaggaatATCAGGGCACTGCTGTCCACGATGCACAcggtgctgtgggctggggagacCAAGTGGAAGCCTGTGAGTATGGCCGATCTGGTGACTCCAGAGCAGGTGAAGAAGGTGTACAGGCGGGCTGTGCTCGTCGTTCACCCGGACAAG GCTACTGGGCAGCCATATGAACAATATGCAAAGATGATATTTATGGAGCTAAACGATGCCTGGTCAGAATTTGAAAACCAAGGGCAAAAACCCTTGTATTAG